The following is a genomic window from bacterium.
GGCTGTGTTTCGGAGTGTCGGCGTAAAACATTATGAACACGATTGTCATCGCGAGTTGAACCTGGACGAAGCGATCTCAGGTAATTAAGCTGAAAGGCAAAGCTTTAACGCAGAGTTACGCGGAGGCGGCTCTCTGGTAGGCCGCACAATCCGCAGAGTTTCGCAGTAAAGAAATGAATAAGGTTTAACTGCGGTCCCCTGCGGTGGCGCCTGGGAAGTGGCGCCCTCCGCGGCCCTCCGCGTTCCAGCTTTGATGGACTCGCAAAAAGTCCATCAAAGCGCCCCGCGCGGGGCGCCCAAATCAATGACCCGTCCCGCAAGTCATTAATTTGCGGGATAAGTCATTGATTTGTAAGGAAAGGGAAAACGACGCTTTTCCCTTTCCGTGGAGCGAAAAGTCCCGGATTGGACTTTTTGCGACCCTGTCAGCTTTAGATGCTGTGGAAACAGGAAAGGGTTATGAAAAACCCGAGCGGAAATCTGCCCCTCGATGGGATCAGAGTGCTGGTGACGCGGGCCTGGTCCCAGTCCGCTGACATGGTCAGCAGGCTCGAATCGAAGGGCGCGCGGGTCCGGGTGGTCCCCGCGGTGCACATGGAGCCGGAAGCCGACCCTGCAGGGATAAGACAGGCCCTGAGCGACCCCGGCGGCGCCGATCACCTCCTTTTCACTTCGGTCAACGGGGTGGAATTCTTCCTGAAATTCCTGGAAAATGAACGGGCAGGATCCGGGGCGCACATTGGTGACCTGCCCCCGGCAATGTGCGTGGGATCGAAAACCGCCCTGGCCTGGGAAAGAGCCGGCGGGAAGGTGTCCCTGGTGCCGGAGCGGTACACGGCCCAGGGCCTCCTGGAGATGCTCCCTTCTGACCTTTCGGGGCAGCGTTTTTTACTGTTCAGGCCCCGGGAGGTGACGACTCCCCTGGGTGAGCTGATCGAGGCCCGGGGGGGCATTGTGCGGGAGGTTATCCTTTATCGCACGGTGGTTCCCGAAGAGGGGGCCGCCGCGTTAAAAACAGCGCTGGCCGAAGGGCTGGACGTGGTCACCTTCGCCAGCCCCTCGGCGGTAAAAGGAACGGTAGAGCTGCTGGGGAAAGTGGAAGGTGAAAAGTGGAAAAAGATCTTAGACCTGCCGGCTCTGTGTATCGGGCCAACGACTGCTGAGGCTGCCCGTGAGGCCGGGTTCACCAACATCCATTTCCCCGCCGAGCACACCGGCGGGGGAATGGTCGAAATGCTTACCAGACTGCTTGGTAGCAGCTGAAAAGGAGAGCGAAGCGCAAAGAACGAAGAACGAAGTGGGAGCTTTTCCTTCGCACTTCGAACTTTGATGGACTCGCAAATAGTCCATCAACGCACCCCGCGCGGGGTGCCCAAATCAATGACCCGTCCCGCAAGTCATTAATTTGCGGGATAAGTCATTGATTTGTAAGGAAAGGGAAAACGACGCTTTTCCCTTTCCGTGGAGCGAAAAGTCCCGGATTGGACTTTTTGCGACCCTGTCAAAGACAAATGGGAATGGCACTATAAGCATCATGAATCAGGCGGGGTTGAGCTATTCCGGAAACAGACATGGAATCCAGGCTCAGCCGGATTCCGTGTTCCTGAGCTTGCCTTCCGCAGGCAGGGGGGAACCATACCCGAAATCCGGACCTAAAAAAAAGCATCGGAGGATTTCGGGTGAACTTGACAAAACCCTTCACTGTCAATAGCCTGTAGGTTGATCATTTCACACAGTTATAACTACGGGGAGTGAGACCGATATGGCAGCAGCGCGTCTGGGCGAGATGCTCGTCAAAGCCAAGATCATTTCCGAGGATCAGCTCAAGCAGGCCCTCGAGGAGCAGAGCAAGTCCGGGGGCCGTCTGGGGTACAACCTGGCCAAGCTGAACATCCTGGAAGAGGCGGAGATAGTTTCCTTCCTTAGCAAACAGTACGGTGTCCCCTCCATCAACCTGGTGGATTTCGAGGTTGACCCGGGCATCATCAAGCTCATCCCGGGAAAGACGGCCAAGAAGTACCAGCTGGTGCCCATCAGCCGCACGGGAGGTACCCTGACCCTGGCCATGGCCGATCCCACCAATGTCTTTGCCCTTGACGACATCAAGTTCATGACCGGCTACAATGTGGAGCCGGTGGTGGCATCCGAGACCGCCATCGAGGACGCCATCATGAAGTACTACGAGAGCGGCGGGTTCGGGTCAGGGAAGGCCGACATCTCCGGGGCTGACTACTCCCTGGAAGGAATGGACGATGGCGGGTTCGCCGGTGAGATGGAGATCGGGGACATGGTGGATGTCGACGAGTTCGATACCCTGGTCAAGGGCGCCGTGGACGACGTGGAGGTTATCGAGGACACATCCGACGACGTGCTCAGCGGGGATGTGGAAGCCCCCATCATCAAGCTGGTCAACGGTCTTCTTGTGCGCGCCTACAAGATGAAGGTCAGCGATGTCCACATCGAACCGTACGAGAAGGTCATGCGGGTCCGTTACAGGCTGGACGGGGTGTGCAAAACCATGATGAATCTCCCTCTGAA
Proteins encoded in this region:
- a CDS encoding uroporphyrinogen-III synthase, with product MKNPSGNLPLDGIRVLVTRAWSQSADMVSRLESKGARVRVVPAVHMEPEADPAGIRQALSDPGGADHLLFTSVNGVEFFLKFLENERAGSGAHIGDLPPAMCVGSKTALAWERAGGKVSLVPERYTAQGLLEMLPSDLSGQRFLLFRPREVTTPLGELIEARGGIVREVILYRTVVPEEGAAALKTALAEGLDVVTFASPSAVKGTVELLGKVEGEKWKKILDLPALCIGPTTAEAAREAGFTNIHFPAEHTGGGMVEMLTRLLGSS